In Enterocloster bolteae, one DNA window encodes the following:
- a CDS encoding C39 family peptidase — protein sequence MKKKMFLIAMAIVVPFLLICIVLGGLVGGNTEVVPADEETAMKYQMCASQLGVDWSWVMLIDMYMADQEHTDITSQNMVYTALNCLKVTIEVYTEEEDEDGETHWEYDHTDYAYGADAIMEYFGLPKECRDVQLVVRTIQGKNSSQFHISTAPYDDLKDVLDTYYGCFDDEAKTEMLALNEQKYLVELYEDIIGEWSGTGSGDGLFGDYEIGDLVYPETGMEIPLYYQYQQPWGDVKFGGNTIRTSGCSVTSIAMVFSYLRDSTITPPDIVAWTGNRYYVGNAGQSWDIFPATAQHWGIKCYGLGTSLQGMIAELAAGHPVIASMRPGTFTRAGHFIVLRGITEDGRILVNDPNDNATKRFFYTSFAPALIQRESKQYWSFSN from the coding sequence ATGAAAAAGAAAATGTTTTTAATCGCTATGGCCATAGTGGTTCCATTCCTACTCATCTGTATTGTTTTGGGAGGTTTAGTTGGTGGAAATACAGAGGTTGTCCCCGCAGATGAAGAAACAGCAATGAAATACCAAATGTGTGCTAGTCAATTAGGTGTGGATTGGTCATGGGTGATGCTGATAGACATGTATATGGCCGACCAGGAGCATACTGACATAACTAGCCAGAATATGGTCTATACCGCCCTAAATTGCCTTAAAGTGACGATTGAGGTGTATACGGAAGAAGAGGATGAGGATGGCGAGACACATTGGGAATATGACCATACAGATTATGCATATGGTGCAGATGCCATAATGGAATACTTCGGACTACCTAAAGAGTGTCGGGATGTGCAGCTGGTAGTCCGGACCATACAAGGAAAAAATTCAAGTCAATTCCATATATCTACAGCTCCCTATGATGATTTAAAGGATGTACTGGATACTTATTACGGTTGCTTTGATGATGAAGCAAAAACAGAGATGCTTGCACTAAACGAACAGAAGTATTTGGTGGAGCTATATGAGGATATCATAGGGGAGTGGTCGGGAACCGGCTCCGGGGATGGGCTATTTGGCGATTATGAGATAGGGGATTTGGTTTATCCGGAAACGGGAATGGAAATACCATTATACTACCAGTATCAGCAGCCATGGGGGGACGTGAAATTTGGCGGCAATACAATAAGGACATCCGGATGTTCTGTCACCTCAATTGCCATGGTGTTCAGCTATTTAAGGGATAGCACTATAACCCCCCCGGATATTGTGGCCTGGACTGGTAATCGTTATTACGTAGGAAATGCTGGACAGAGTTGGGATATATTTCCCGCCACGGCCCAACATTGGGGCATAAAATGCTATGGTTTAGGTACATCCCTGCAGGGCATGATAGCAGAACTGGCAGCAGGACATCCTGTTATAGCAAGTATGCGGCCGGGGACTTTTACCCGGGCGGGACATTTTATTGTATTGCGAGGGATTACAGAGGATGGAAGAATTTTAGTTAATGACCCAAATGATAATGCCACAAAACGATTTTTTTATACATCGTTTGCACCGGCTTTGATACAGAGAGAGTCAAAACAATATTGGAGCTTTAGCAATTAA